In the Planktothrix serta PCC 8927 genome, one interval contains:
- a CDS encoding Uma2 family endonuclease: protein MIVNPSDYKISHEDYLEGEKISPIRHEYIRGEVYAMVGGSDAHDTISGNLIALFKNHLRGQGCRVYTGNMKVHIKTADSYYYPDVMVTCDSRDRNNGYFKQYPSLIIEVLSPSTEAFNRGDKFADYRQIETLQEYVLISQNKINIECFRQNQEGRWVLFTYQQNEQIQLESINFTCQVSEIYEDVLDFNHP, encoded by the coding sequence ATGATTGTTAATCCTTCTGATTATAAAATTTCCCATGAAGATTATCTCGAAGGCGAAAAAATTAGCCCGATTCGCCATGAATATATTCGGGGAGAAGTCTATGCAATGGTGGGGGGAAGTGATGCTCATGATACGATTTCTGGGAATTTGATTGCTTTATTTAAAAATCACTTACGCGGTCAAGGATGTCGTGTTTATACGGGAAATATGAAAGTTCATATTAAAACTGCCGATAGTTATTATTATCCTGATGTTATGGTAACTTGCGACTCCCGCGATCGAAATAATGGTTATTTTAAACAATATCCCAGTTTAATTATTGAGGTATTATCTCCGTCAACGGAAGCATTTAATCGGGGGGATAAATTTGCCGACTATCGACAGATTGAAACCTTACAAGAATATGTATTAATTAGTCAAAATAAAATTAATATAGAATGTTTTAGACAAAATCAAGAGGGGCGTTGGGTATTGTTTACCTATCAACAAAATGAGCAAATACAATTAGAAAGTATTAATTTCACTTGTCAGGTATCAGAAATTTATGAAGATGTTTTAGATTTCAATCACCCGTAG
- a CDS encoding homocysteine biosynthesis protein, which yields MKTIAEINDKILQNRAVVWTVEELKSKVTPDNIPQLAQEIDVITTGTFEPMEASGAVINLGHTDPPINIKTCWLDGVPAYSGFGAVDLYLGATQMIEDSEEPCERGGGHVIEDLIAGKSINLKASGVVSDCYPRSSFETTITRDTINQFYLFNPRNLYQNFIVGVNGGDHPLYTYLGPLQPYLGNAVYSNPGAIGPLFNDPDLQLIGIGTKIFMGGGIGYITWEGTQHFPLQKRLENRTPIGPAATLALIGDAKQMNSYWVRGCYFKNYGPSLMLGVGIPLPVLNEDVITHCAVSDQDIVAPVIDFSIPRRVRPTFGLVTYSQLKKGKISIEGKMVRTAPLVSISRSREIAQELKKWIESGTFTLTEPVASLPQDRSFLPQNVWGSQISLD from the coding sequence ATGAAAACCATTGCTGAAATTAACGATAAAATTCTTCAAAATCGTGCAGTTGTTTGGACGGTAGAAGAATTAAAATCCAAAGTCACCCCCGACAATATCCCCCAACTGGCTCAAGAGATCGATGTAATTACCACCGGAACCTTTGAACCGATGGAAGCCTCCGGCGCTGTGATTAACTTAGGTCATACCGATCCCCCAATTAATATTAAAACCTGTTGGTTAGATGGGGTTCCCGCCTATAGTGGATTTGGGGCTGTTGATCTTTATCTGGGTGCGACTCAAATGATTGAAGACTCGGAAGAGCCCTGTGAACGCGGTGGAGGTCATGTCATTGAAGATTTAATCGCCGGAAAATCGATTAATCTCAAAGCATCAGGAGTTGTTTCTGACTGCTATCCTCGGAGTTCCTTTGAAACCACAATTACCCGTGATACGATTAACCAATTTTACTTATTTAATCCTCGAAATCTCTATCAAAATTTTATTGTTGGAGTCAATGGAGGCGATCACCCGCTTTATACTTATCTGGGCCCTCTACAACCCTATTTAGGAAATGCCGTTTATTCTAATCCCGGTGCTATCGGCCCGTTATTTAATGATCCTGATTTACAACTGATTGGAATTGGTACTAAAATTTTTATGGGGGGAGGAATTGGCTATATTACTTGGGAAGGAACCCAACATTTTCCCCTGCAAAAACGGTTAGAAAATCGCACTCCTATCGGCCCTGCGGCGACTTTAGCCTTAATTGGAGATGCGAAACAAATGAATTCCTATTGGGTACGGGGTTGTTATTTTAAAAATTATGGCCCTTCATTAATGTTAGGGGTGGGAATTCCTTTACCTGTTTTAAATGAAGATGTCATTACTCATTGTGCAGTTTCCGATCAAGATATTGTCGCTCCTGTGATTGATTTTTCCATTCCTCGACGGGTTCGCCCTACCTTTGGTTTAGTGACCTACAGTCAACTGAAAAAAGGCAAAATTTCCATCGAAGGAAAAATGGTGAGAACTGCACCTTTAGTCAGTATTTCTCGTTCCCGTGAAATTGCCCAAGAGTTAAAAAAATGGATTGAATCGGGTACTTTTACCCTGACAGAACCCGTTGCCAGCCTTCCCCAAGATCGATCTTTTCTTCCCCAAAATGTTTGGGGTTCTCAAATAAGTTTAGATTGA
- a CDS encoding HAD-IA family hydrolase, which translates to MTNSQNSTMEKPRVIFLDAVGTLFGVRHSVGEAYRIIADQFGVKAEAKILDQVFFQCFLASPSMAFPGADPGEIPQLEFEWWKAIAEQTFKIVGLYDNFTDFSAFFQALYSYFETEKPWFVYPDVPPQLKYWQEQGIELGVLSNFDSRLYPVLEALNLADFFQTVTISTEVGAAKPSSEIFKIALNKHQCSPEEAWHIGDSLKADYQGSKALGIRGILVHREQAPKGILDEYESLEQIQIS; encoded by the coding sequence ATGACTAATTCGCAGAATTCTACAATGGAAAAACCCCGTGTTATTTTTTTAGATGCTGTTGGTACGTTATTTGGAGTCCGCCATAGTGTAGGGGAAGCTTACCGAATTATTGCTGATCAATTTGGGGTAAAAGCCGAAGCCAAAATTTTAGATCAAGTCTTTTTTCAATGTTTTTTAGCTTCTCCGAGTATGGCATTTCCAGGAGCCGATCCGGGTGAAATTCCACAATTAGAATTTGAGTGGTGGAAAGCGATCGCTGAACAAACCTTTAAAATTGTTGGACTCTATGATAATTTTACAGACTTTTCCGCTTTTTTTCAAGCCTTATACAGTTATTTTGAAACCGAAAAACCTTGGTTTGTTTATCCTGATGTTCCACCGCAATTAAAATATTGGCAAGAACAAGGAATAGAATTAGGGGTATTATCCAACTTTGATTCTCGATTATATCCGGTTTTAGAAGCCTTAAATTTAGCTGATTTTTTCCAAACTGTGACAATTTCCACAGAAGTAGGAGCCGCAAAACCCAGTTCTGAAATCTTTAAAATTGCTTTAAATAAACATCAATGTTCACCGGAAGAAGCTTGGCATATTGGTGATAGTTTAAAAGCCGATTATCAAGGGTCAAAAGCTCTAGGAATACGCGGAATTTTAGTGCATCGAGAGCAAGCCCCCAAAGGGATTTTAGATGAATATGAAAGTTTAGAACAAATTCAGATATCCTAA
- a CDS encoding AI-2E family transporter: MTLGQWFGFSTILCAIYILWQVRQALLLVFAAIVLATALNKLARWIQRFGIKRSWAVLFSFSLLILVFVTVFFLVVPPLFDQLQELATRVPRGLERGLQRLNLWINYLKTNLPGEFWQDLFQVDLQINSLIQQLQRIGNPLIGGVGAFVGNTLGGLLSFLLVLVLTIMLLADPPAYRRAFIQLIPSFYRQRMTGILDQCEVALGLWVVGALIDMSVVAVCSLTGLLVLQVPLAFANAILAGFLNLIPNIGPTLSVIPPMAIALLEDPWKAGFVFILYFLIQQAESNFLMPYLMAQQVSLLPAITLLSQGFFLTFFGFLGLLLALPLTVVGQVLVQEILIRDILDRWEQ, encoded by the coding sequence GTGACACTAGGTCAATGGTTCGGCTTTAGCACAATTCTCTGTGCCATCTATATTCTCTGGCAAGTTCGACAAGCCTTGTTACTTGTCTTTGCTGCAATTGTTTTAGCAACTGCCCTGAATAAATTAGCTCGATGGATACAACGTTTTGGAATTAAACGCTCTTGGGCTGTATTGTTTTCTTTTAGTTTACTGATTCTAGTATTTGTAACAGTGTTCTTCTTAGTTGTTCCTCCTTTATTTGACCAATTACAAGAACTTGCTACACGAGTTCCTAGAGGGTTAGAACGAGGATTACAACGGCTAAATCTCTGGATTAATTACTTAAAAACTAATCTTCCAGGTGAGTTTTGGCAAGATTTATTTCAAGTTGATTTACAAATTAACTCCCTAATTCAACAATTACAACGCATAGGAAATCCTTTAATTGGAGGCGTTGGGGCTTTTGTAGGAAATACATTAGGCGGACTTCTCAGCTTTTTATTAGTTCTAGTTTTAACGATCATGTTATTAGCTGATCCTCCGGCTTACCGCAGAGCCTTTATTCAACTTATTCCTTCATTTTACCGTCAACGAATGACGGGGATTTTAGATCAATGTGAAGTGGCGTTAGGCCTATGGGTTGTTGGGGCATTAATTGATATGAGTGTTGTGGCAGTTTGTAGTTTAACGGGGCTTTTAGTCTTACAAGTTCCTTTAGCCTTTGCGAATGCCATATTAGCCGGATTTCTCAACCTTATTCCCAATATTGGCCCCACCTTAAGTGTGATTCCGCCGATGGCAATTGCTTTATTAGAAGATCCTTGGAAAGCGGGGTTTGTTTTTATCTTATATTTTCTAATTCAACAAGCCGAGAGCAATTTTTTAATGCCTTATTTAATGGCGCAACAGGTTTCCCTGTTACCCGCAATTACATTACTGTCTCAAGGATTTTTCCTCACCTTTTTCGGGTTTTTAGGTTTACTTTTAGCTTTACCTTTAACCGTTGTGGGACAAGTCCTAGTCCAAGAAATATTAATTCGAGATATTCTTGATCGTTGGGAACAATAA
- a CDS encoding tetratricopeptide repeat protein, with product MALTRGFDSLAHLLTGSATVAAIVISQSVAVHAKTGEEVYQIAVPVTVQINSDSGGGTGVIIAKDGNTYTVLTNHHVVCGRETFVNNCNTNRSYNITTSQRKTYTANFVQPFQTNESSPDLAILTFTTSDNYSAAILGDSNQLIEGTFIWVYGFPGLGGRSGVEREPQFTQGAITSIPQRKPGGYTINYSALTWSGMSGGPVFDSEGRVIGIHGRGNPEPSPVYDSNGQPTGQFIYVKTGINSAIPINTFIALKPQIRQGNTTVTVNNTAKSRVANLNNPSTADDYYARGAANFSQGNYRAALDDFTKVINVNSDNANAYVYRGLVRDNLKDYQGAISDYDKALKIAPNYAIAYVNRAAVRYDLKDYQGAISDYDKALKIDPNYANAYYGRGLVRSNLKDYQGAISDYNKALKIDPNNAYAYVSRGLIRYNLKDYQGAISDYDKALKIDPNNALAYVSRGVVRYDLKDYQGAISDHDKALKIDPNNAHYYINRARIRNYLKDYQGAISDYDKALKIDPNNAYAYTGRAGIRSDLKDYQGAISDYDKALKLDPTNANYYVNRGIVRVHLKDYQGAISDYNKALKIDPNNALAYIHRGSARYNLKDYQGAISDYDKAVKIDPNNAYAYTGRGNAFYMVGDKRKARGDWEKSAQLFRQQGNEDGYKSAMDNIRNYK from the coding sequence ATGGCACTGACCAGGGGTTTTGATTCACTCGCCCATCTATTAACCGGAAGCGCTACCGTTGCGGCTATTGTTATTAGTCAAAGCGTGGCGGTTCATGCTAAAACGGGTGAGGAAGTTTACCAAATTGCTGTTCCCGTTACCGTCCAAATTAATAGTGATAGCGGTGGCGGAACTGGGGTAATTATTGCGAAAGATGGCAATACCTACACGGTTTTAACCAATCATCATGTCGTTTGTGGGCGCGAAACTTTTGTTAACAATTGCAATACTAACCGATCTTATAATATTACCACCTCTCAACGCAAAACCTATACCGCTAACTTTGTCCAACCCTTCCAAACTAACGAGAGTAGCCCGGATTTAGCAATTCTAACCTTTACCACTTCTGATAACTATTCCGCCGCTATTTTAGGCGACTCTAATCAACTTATCGAGGGAACATTTATCTGGGTTTATGGATTTCCGGGGTTAGGTGGACGTTCAGGAGTCGAACGAGAACCCCAATTTACCCAAGGGGCAATTACCAGTATACCCCAACGCAAACCCGGCGGCTACACCATCAATTATAGCGCCTTAACATGGTCTGGGATGAGTGGTGGCCCTGTATTTGATAGTGAAGGGCGAGTGATTGGAATTCATGGACGGGGGAATCCAGAACCGAGTCCGGTTTATGATAGTAATGGTCAACCTACGGGACAATTTATTTACGTCAAAACGGGGATTAATTCTGCAATTCCGATTAATACTTTTATCGCCCTCAAACCCCAAATCCGTCAAGGAAATACAACGGTTACGGTTAATAATACGGCTAAGAGCCGAGTTGCTAACCTGAATAATCCTAGCACGGCTGATGATTACTATGCTAGAGGTGCTGCTAATTTTAGTCAAGGCAATTATCGCGCTGCTCTTGATGATTTTACTAAGGTTATCAACGTTAATTCTGATAACGCAAATGCTTATGTTTATCGGGGTCTTGTTCGCGATAATTTAAAAGACTATCAAGGGGCGATATCTGATTACGATAAAGCTCTTAAAATTGCTCCTAATTATGCTATTGCTTACGTCAATCGGGCTGCTGTTCGGTATGATTTAAAAGACTATCAAGGGGCGATATCCGATTACGATAAAGCTCTTAAAATTGATCCTAATTATGCTAATGCTTACTACGGTCGGGGTCTTGTTCGCAGTAATTTAAAAGACTATCAAGGGGCGATATCTGATTACAATAAGGCTCTTAAAATTGATCCTAATAATGCTTATGCTTACGTCAGTCGGGGTCTTATTCGCTATAATTTAAAAGATTATCAAGGGGCGATATCTGATTACGATAAAGCTCTTAAAATTGATCCTAATAATGCTCTTGCTTACGTCAGTCGGGGTGTTGTTCGGTATGATTTAAAAGACTATCAAGGTGCGATATCTGATCACGATAAAGCTCTTAAAATTGATCCTAATAATGCTCATTATTACATCAATCGGGCTCGTATTCGCAATTATTTAAAAGACTATCAAGGGGCGATATCTGATTACGATAAGGCTCTTAAAATTGATCCTAATAATGCTTATGCTTACACAGGTCGGGCTGGTATTCGCTCTGATTTAAAAGACTATCAAGGGGCGATATCTGATTACGATAAGGCTCTTAAACTTGATCCTACTAATGCCAATTATTACGTCAATCGGGGTATTGTTCGCGTTCATTTAAAAGACTATCAAGGGGCGATATCTGATTACAATAAGGCTCTTAAAATTGATCCTAATAATGCTCTTGCTTATATTCATCGGGGTAGTGCTCGCTATAATTTAAAAGACTATCAAGGGGCGATATCTGATTACGATAAGGCTGTTAAAATTGATCCTAATAATGCTTATGCTTACACAGGTCGGGGTAATGCTTTCTATATGGTTGGAGATAAACGAAAAGCGAGGGGAGACTGGGAAAAATCGGCGCAACTGTTTCGACAACAAGGTAATGAGGATGGGTATAAAAGCGCAATGGATAATATTAGAAACTATAAGTAG
- a CDS encoding DUF4336 domain-containing protein, with product MEYHRKTQEEPVQNLSFRECSWPFWPVVPIYPYGQRRTLRTEVVPNTIWTFEQVQGILYVVVPIRMTVVKLDQGGLLVYAPVAPTAECLRLMRELIAEYGDIKYIILPTISGIEHKVFVGPFARKFPQAQVFVAPGQWSFPINLPLSWLGLPLKRTYILPQNSQKTPFADEFDYRILGPLALGVGRFAEVAFFHRRSQTLLVTDTIVSIPDTPPTIVQLDPYPLLFHAKDDTFHKVENNETTRRRGWHRISLFSFYFRPSVLDTVELRDAFRESWQAPDRSKKAYFGIYPFKWKPNWQQSFEALRGNGRLFVAPILQTLILNRAPEETLIWANQVSEWDFNRIIPCHFDSPIRATPNQFRQAFNFLEKNSNNNLLPQEDFELLLEIDDILNKFKITPPSKPKI from the coding sequence GTGGAATATCATCGGAAAACCCAAGAAGAACCTGTTCAAAATCTTTCGTTTCGGGAGTGTTCATGGCCCTTTTGGCCCGTTGTCCCCATTTATCCCTACGGTCAACGGCGAACCCTCCGCACAGAAGTTGTTCCCAATACTATTTGGACATTTGAGCAAGTACAGGGAATTCTGTATGTTGTGGTTCCCATTCGGATGACGGTGGTGAAACTTGACCAGGGGGGTTTGTTGGTTTATGCTCCCGTTGCTCCTACCGCAGAATGCCTTCGTTTAATGAGAGAATTAATTGCTGAATATGGGGATATAAAATATATTATTCTGCCAACTATTTCAGGAATTGAACATAAGGTTTTTGTTGGCCCCTTTGCTCGAAAATTTCCCCAAGCTCAAGTTTTTGTAGCCCCCGGACAGTGGAGTTTTCCGATTAATTTACCTCTAAGTTGGTTAGGTTTACCGTTAAAACGGACTTATATTCTGCCCCAGAATAGTCAAAAAACGCCCTTTGCTGATGAATTTGACTATCGAATTTTAGGGCCGTTAGCGTTAGGAGTTGGACGGTTTGCAGAAGTGGCTTTTTTCCATCGGCGATCGCAAACGCTATTAGTAACCGATACTATTGTTTCTATTCCTGACACTCCTCCAACTATTGTACAACTCGATCCCTATCCGTTACTATTTCATGCGAAAGATGATACTTTTCATAAAGTAGAAAATAATGAAACCACCCGTCGCCGAGGATGGCACAGAATCTCGTTATTTTCCTTTTATTTTCGTCCCAGTGTATTAGATACCGTAGAATTGCGTGATGCGTTTCGAGAATCTTGGCAAGCACCCGACCGTTCTAAAAAAGCTTATTTTGGGATTTATCCGTTTAAATGGAAACCGAATTGGCAACAATCTTTTGAGGCGTTAAGGGGAAATGGACGGTTATTTGTCGCCCCCATTTTACAAACTTTAATTTTAAATCGCGCTCCCGAAGAAACATTAATTTGGGCAAATCAAGTATCTGAATGGGATTTTAACCGGATTATTCCTTGTCATTTTGATTCCCCAATTAGGGCAACACCGAACCAATTTCGGCAGGCGTTTAATTTTTTAGAAAAAAATAGTAATAATAATTTATTGCCTCAAGAAGACTTTGAGTTATTATTAGAAATTGATGATATTTTAAATAAATTCAAGATTACACCCCCATCTAAACCTAAAATTTAA